TTATCcttgtttcatatttttgtctttgtgtttgtgtaatgaaTGAAGTATTTGAACTTGCAGATTCCGGCCGCCCTAATAATGTGGAGCTCAGGCTGCGGCGTCTCCGAGTCGAACCTCCACAAATTCCAtgaaaaaccttttcaagttTAAAGTCGGTATATTCAATCAAAACCAGATAACTGGAGCCAAAAACACGAACATGACTCGAGCTTCCACAGATAACAGAAAGTTAAAGAAGGACTAAGAGTTTGGACCGTCCTCTGCTGTGAGTGTTCAGTGAAGATAAATGAGACGTCAGCACTGTGACCCCAGAGGTCGACCTCAAGGACTGTAGCATGTCTGCAGTTGGAACTGATCCCTGTGAGGAGATGGTTCTCGTGGTTCTTACAAGTTCccttgaaaattaaaaacatttctttcctctccaaCAGCTCTCGGATCATTTTGTTTATCAGGGAGCTTCGAGCTGAGGTTTGAGACTTGCTGAGTCATCAAACCATTTATATCTAAATGCTGATAAGTCTGAGCTGTTGTGAGAAGCCCAAAACACGACTAATTAGAGGGAAATATGTTGGTATCACTATGTggataaacaacaaataatgtCTGGCTCATGATATCAAATCTGAGAAAGAGATTTCCAGGAAactgtttcttttcctgtttatcctgtaacttgtttttgttggaacttttatatatttatatttatatttttagtatGTCCATCATAAGCCTCAATGTATTgcttttattaaaaagaaaatctcaatAGTTCTTCATGAATTATCAATGGGGTCTTTTTGAAACCCCtgtaacatttaaattattttctttatatagtgaaaatgttccttttatggttaaaaaaacaggaaaaaatctgtcattttgAAGGAGTTTTAAATAGAAATagcataaatatataaatatagctTTTTTTTACTCATGTGAGGTATACGTCTGCAATTGTCCAACTTATAATATCACATGCAATAACTTTGAAATGGCAAAATAACGGCAGTATGTGAAATAATTTCTCGACTGAAGGCAGCGACGACTGACGaatgtggatgaaaaaaaacatatcagaAACCTTGTgctggcagtttttttttgttttttatttggttcaAGGAGAACTGGAGCTGTGACAGTGTTTTTAATGGAATAGAAAGTGCACACTCATCTGTGAATGCTCTATTCTTCTTTCAGTTGGGCCCGAGCTCCCTCGGGCCTCTGTCTCATGCCGTCACTATGGCGACAGCTCGCAGCATGCTTTATCCCAGCAGACTTGTCTCCCATAGCAATGCATGTTTTGGAGATGCAGCGAGGGAGGCCAGGTTGTCCGGAGTCATAAACCGagggtttgttttcatgtccCTGAGATGATAGAAGCAACAGACACGAGGGCAACAATTAACTGGACTTATTGAGGGAGTAACTGGCGACAACGATGTGTAGTTTGTTGAACTGCGCAGCGCAGGATGAGGAGCACCTGTAAATAAATGTCCTTGAAGCTGATTACCTCACTGAGATACTTTGGCACTATTCTGCTTTGAAGACTCAAGAGTGACTCAGATTCATGAAGCTCGTTTTAATATTGAGCTATACACTTCATTTTCAGGCACTTCAAGTAAAGTGAGGatgattataaaaataatccCATGAatagtttatatttattatttacttctTGCAAAGTGcagtaaacagaaaaaaaactgatgtgacCTCTCTCCGGCTTTAGAAGTTCCTTTGAGTCCACTTGCTGacagtgttttttaattctCGGCACGTACTTTGTTCCAAGTATCTATGAGAACTTGCCACAGTTCTTCTGTggatttcatttttgtgtgtctttttactCCTCGTCTCCCAGACTGACTCTGTGATGTTGGGATCGGGGTTTACCTGTGCCTGTTGCAAAACTCTTTCCTCTTCTATTCACTGTTAATATCTACTTGGTACTGCATGACGAACAAAATTTATTCTAAAGTGTCTAAACCTTTGGCACAGTAGAACTATTGAAGATATGAAATTAAGTAGAGCTGTGTAGAACCGATGAGTAACAACTTATTAGAGTTCATAAAACTGAACCggcaaaatgtaataatgtggaGCTGAGACCAGGAagtaattaaataaatcactgaAAAACAGCTGAAGTATAATTTAAAGTATTGACATAAAACTTAAATTGCAGCACAAGACCAAAACATGGTGTTAAGACTGGTGATGTAGAATTCCACATATCAGAACAATCACAGGTTTGATTAAGGTCTTTTATAAATGTCCCCATTGTTCATTTACTGAAAGCTGCCCTCTCAGGGAGCAGCTCTATGCAAAAACAATAAGGAAATAGCCCTTAATGTAACGCTATGGCACCACCAAGTGGCTCGGACTACAGTTACATTGAACATCACTGtgttgagaaaaataaaagtaaacaagGGGAGGCCTGACAGACAGGACACAGTAGGGCCCGGCGCCCAGCACCAGCCTGGCGGTCTGTGCAAAGGCTTTGCTGCTGGTTACAGGACGTCTGCTGCTGTGGTCTGCTGCTCTGTTCGTGGAGTCCGGTTGATGGACAGTTGCTGGTGGAGGAATATAGGATGGAGGTGAACCTGCTggggctgaagccacttcaggtctctgaagaggggcacagtcgagatcctggtccactctgacacactgaggcactgtaggatacaaagaaaactttttctgaGAAGATTTATGTGGAGTTTAAAATCCTCAGCAGGCTGTCGGCCTAGTCACACAATATTTATTACTTGAAAAAACTTGACCTTTAGTGATTCAGAGACTCTTTTCAAACATGTAAAGACACTGTTGAAAAGTTTCTTTAATGTTGAATCAACTTCAAccacaaagaaacatttcatgttgaattaacaaacatttgtctttaaatacacagaattacaatataaaatagcaagaaaagaaaaaatctgaatgataaaataaacagtCCAGAGATCAACTAACAAACAAGACAATAACACTTTCatgagacaaacaacaaacaaactaatcaGTTCTAATCATTCTATTTCTCAGACTTTGAGCAGAGTGAACCCTCTTTAAgatacaaaacaatacaaacacacacaaaaagaagcCTTTCCTCCACTAGTGAAACATCTTCTCAAACAAATGTCTAGAAGAACAAGAAGTAAAGTGACTTCTGGACTCACGGAAGGttcacaggagagaagagtctaAGATCTGCTGCTTGTTTGGAGACAGAGCTGCTACTGGACCAGCTGCTGTGCGGTCATCTCTCCACAGGGAGGCGCCATGACTTCTACTCCTCCGTATTTATGGGCGGAAAGACGGGATCAGTGATTCACACATCAATTAAAAAGTGCTGAAAGGAAAGATTGGAGACTTCCTGTCTTTGATATTATTTCGACATTATTTATTATCCATTAAATAATCACTCCTATCTATGGAATTCAATGGCTAATGTGCAATGCAttccactgtatatattctgtttcaaTTGTTTATATCATTTctattatatttctattttatacttCCATGCTCTTATATTGCATGTTtgcttatttattacttttaccaATGTCTATTTTTTGACTATCCCTGTTACTGCACCACAGCAAATCTCCCCATTGTGGGATGAAGAAAggatcattttatcttttttcagaAGCAGTAACCGATGATCACAATCATTTCTGACAATACTATGTTAGTATATTATGtagtaagtcataataatgagatagtTAGTcataatgagatactaagtcacAATAATGAGTAAGTCActattttaaaaaggtttcTCACTATAATGACTTACAGGATCAATATTTCTTTTATCTATGGGCTTCCATAGATTTCAGTGCATATGatgtaaaatatacataacTTCAGCTCATTGTTCTGTATCTTAACATAGgctggaaaatattttttttaaatgtatttaatgacgTAGTTATTAGTAGAAGTTAATTTCATTGAGGGTATATACATGTATAGCTGTATATCTGAAGGATCAAACTATTTATAAATACTAAACCACTGGTGGTGGAAATTAATCAGATGTAATTATATTGACACAGGTACTGTGGCCAAATGCCTTTTTAAGGTACTTGCACTTAACTTGAGTATTTCTACTTTACTCTTCTacattcattacatttatttcatgacTTAATTTATGATCTAATCTGCATAATCAGTTACTGATATAACATATAGTCAACAAATGAATTATGAATAATTACGCGAGGTTCAATCAGTAATAatgttttgattgattgattggtttattgattgattgattaacatTGTACAGCCTCATTTATAAGTCCTTCCTCGGCCCCTGTGAACATTAATAGagctgaatgtgttttattgtctctcAGGTACAGTTTACGGCGCCTGGCACCAGGAGCCTGACAGACCGAACCCAGGGCCCTCAGACCCCTCGACGTGCTGTGCGTGCTGTGCGTGCTGTGCGTGCCACGTCATGACGCAGCCTCGCCATCAGCTGTTGACAGTGTGGATGCTCAGCCTCCGGACACCGGGTCTCCGCCGTCACCGCGTCCGTGTCTGAAACGCTCATGTAGTTTGTGGACCGGCCGGTACCGGAGCTGCCATGAGCGCGTTGTGTCGCCTGATCCAGAGAGCGCTGCCTGGCGGCGGAGCGGGGCGCCGGCTCTTccccgggcagcagcagcacctctgCGGGGCTGCTCTCACGGTGCGGACCGCCAGCTCATCCAGGTACCCCCGCTAGCTTCCCCGGCTAACCGATGCCCTCTGTCCGCCTGAGGTGCCGCGTGGTGCCGCGGCGCCGGTCGGACATcacaccccacccccctccgtctcctcctaATAACACCGGCAGTTGTTTAACCGTTAGAAACAGACGCCGGGTCTCATCTGCGCGTCTTTATTTACCGGTAACTTCCCGGAGTTTACGTGAATGACATTCAGACGCCTGGTTAGCATCACGGTAAATGAGTCGAGCTTAGATAACGTCGAAAACGCGACGGACGCGTCCTTTGTCTAACTAAACCGATCACTGAGACAAATAAAGCGTTGAGTGATGCTACGTATAGATTGTTTATGCTATGCTACATGTGTGCTAAATGtacattgtatttttattagGTAAGACATGGCCGTATTAACCTCCTGAGGGGGccaggggtaaaaaaaaaatgtcactggGCCCCCCAGTCATCTCCACCATATAGGATAATTCATCATTTACTTTAACACCTATAAAACCTGCCGGTAATCTAGAGCTGAATTATAAGTAGATCAATGCTGTTACATATAGATTGTTTATGCTATGCTACATGTATGCTAAGTGTTCTGTGCATTTGTATTAGGTAAACCAGGGCCGGATTAACCTCCTAAGGGGGCCGGGGCTACAAAAATGAAATCGTTCCCCATTCGTCTCCGCTACACATGATGGTTCATCATTTCCTTACACAATGTGAAACCAGCCTGAAATCTAGAGCTGAAATTAATAATCAGTGTGTCAATACACAAATTGATCATAAAGGTAAATGTCGGTTGCATCCTTCTTTGCTTCTATGATGGAATGATGCTACCTCGCCTGAAGATGTCTTTGTGATTATTACTTGGTATACAGAAGACATAAGGCAATGTGATAAAACACAATAAGACTACAAGTTAGGTCAATATATCCAAAAACAACGATTAATGGTAATAAGGGTAAATATTTGTTAGCTAAAACTCTTACTTAAAAAACTATGTATTTGTCCTTTAGTTGAGAACAAATATTTGTGACCAAATAAATCACATCGTTGATCAATGCTGCCACTTTTTCTCTTTGAATCAAACCCCTTTTATCTCCCTTATTAATATGTTCTGCACATTTTTCTTCACTGAGAGATGAAGCAGGCGACTCTTCCTTTTCACTCCTGAATTAAatcagttttcacagttttttttttcttccacttcgACTTGTCACTGTTGCCTTTGAAGATGTGACATAATTCCCAGCACAGACGGGGAGAGTTGAATTAAGCAAcatgttttttggttttatttcccaCAGCCCAGTCAACTTGACCTACGATGTCTTTGACGGGAAGGGAGAGAGCACTCCCCTGGTGTTTCTTCACGGCCTTTTTGGCAGCAAATCAAACTTCCACTCAATAGCGAAGTCCTTGGTTCAGCGCACGGGCCGAAAGGTAATGCAGCGATGAAGACACCTGATGCTGTTCTGTTGTAACAACTAAAACAATTGTcctttgtgtttgagttggTTCTGAAGCTGACTGAGAATGGCCCTCTAACAAAAGCAGGCATGGGaacgtctgtgtgtttgtgttgtgtgtctgtgtgtttctgtgtgtgttgccagtCATTTGATACAACTCCCCGTCACTCTGTGCTGTTGTAATAAATTCTGAGATAATCTGCTCTTTTGCTTCCTTAAAGAACCTCATGTGAACAATACAGCTTTTGTTTCTTATGTCACTTTCCTGAGCCGCagccaaacatttttttgtcaccACCCTGTTGCCTCCTTCCCCCCTTTTCCAAGTGTCCTAACTGTCCTTTGACCAGTTAGGTGCTGACTGTAGATGCccgtaaccatggcaacagcccTCACAGCCCGGTGCTGACCTATGAGGCGATGGCCGGCGATTTGAAACACCTCCTCGCTCAGCTGCACATCGAGAGGTGCGTCCTCATTGGCCACAGCATGGGAGGGAAGACGGCCATGACGATGGCCATCACACAGGTTAGCAGTCGAGAAATGTCAGCATGAATTAATCACGACGCTACAGTCCCCTCGCTGTATGTCACCTAACCTTTGCAGAATCTGAAATTAATaattctctgctgctctccatgtgtgtctctctgcttgTAGCCTGGTTTGGTTGAGCGGCTGGTGGTTGTGGACATCAGTCCAGCCCAGACCACCACACGCACCAACTTCCGTTATTACATCCAGGCCTTGCAGAAGGTGAAGATCTCCAGTGACATCCCACGTTCCACCGCCAGGCGGATGGCTGAGGATCAGCTGCGCAGTTTAGTAAAGGTCAGGAAAGTTTTTGATTGAGTGTAAATCATGTCTAAAATAAGTCAGGAATGTGCTTTTTGGACAATTTGTTTCCTTTATCTGAATGTAAACCTGCAAGGCTAAGTTGTGATAATTTGGCACGGCGGTGAACTTCTCAAAGTAAAGTTGATGTGACTCTGTAGCTGCTAAAAGCTCATTTTTGTTTTGAGCTAGTcactgactgtgtctgtctgcggTTCGATACCGAACAGATCAtgtaagaacatttttaaagcttATTCACGGACTGTTGTGGTGATAATGAACCAAAGCATCGATTTAATGGACCATAAAACCAAAGCTTGTGAAACTTTGGGTGAAAAAGTCATTTgaaccatttaaaaaataaaattattgaTTATATCTGTTTTAAAGTTGAACTCTGATCCTGAATACTGTCCTTCCATCAATCAGGAGCACTCAGTGCGTCAGTTCCTGCTGACTAACCTGGTGGAGCAGAACGGACACTATGCTTGGAGGGTCAACTTGGAAGCCATCTCGGAGCACCTTGATAACATCATGAGTTTCCCCAGCTTCGACACAGTCTATGAGGGACCTACGCTGTTTCTGGGTGGAGCCAGTTCTGCTTATATCAGGTATCAACCACCACAGACCTTCTAATTTTATGTATCTAACATATCATAAAATAAGCCTTAACCTTCACTCTTTTACACCACTTCGTCTTACCAGAtattctctttcctcctccttcttgtctTCGCCCCTCGATCCAGCTCCGACGATTACCCAGAAATCCAGAGGCTGTTCCCTCTGGCTGACATCCAGTACATCCCAGACGCCAGCCACTGGATCCACGCGGATAAACCCTTAGACttcatcagctccatcagctccttCCTGCAGTCCTAGCTGCCTCCTGTCAACACCTCAGAACGTTTTCTTTTAACGCTTGGCGCCTCTGAGTGTCCACTCACTGAAAACGAAGGTGAGAATTCAGCAGCTTCAGCGAGAGCGAGTGGAATCAATGATAATGCTAATACCTGCAACCACTGGACCAAGCTCGCTCTTTTACAGCTGTCAGTTCTTTTACCAGCGTCAAATGATGTGTAGTGTAGCGTCATGTAGGCAAACCTTTAGTGTTACCAGATTGGCTGGTGTCTAGATTTTTAGATCCGTAGGAAGACGAGAGCAAGGAAAGTATGTtgaatttaacacatttaacataATGGGGCTGTTTTGGAGGTGATACTAATCCAAAGAAACTCTCATTTGCACAGtgctttcttttgttttgaatcaTTTATGCCAGTATAGAAGAAAAGTGGATTTAGACCAAGTACAATGTGGGACGACTGAAGTGGACCAGCAGAGAGACAGTTGGATGTGAAGGTTGAGGAGCTCTTCTtggagagagatgaagggggAGTTTGGTATCATGTGTCAGGAGGATCCAGCTCTTCAATGAGGCTGTAGTACAGACATGATGTTTTGATGTAGAAATGTAATTATAGTGATATATATTCAGTATTTTGAAcaggattttagatttttccacctcctctgtggGGTTTTTCTTGTCTTATTAAGGAGTGTGGTCTTTTCGGTTCCTGCGCCCGCACTCAAATATACGCTGCTTGCGTTTAGCTTACCTGCTCTCCAGCTTCagctcaaactgaaagaccacactcttgatTTAAAGATGGAGAAAACAAAACTCATGCTACTCCTATGTGCGTCTGCCGAATGTGAGAGATGAGAATATTACAGGTCGCTTAGTCTGACTCAACTCGAGCTTATCGAGAGCACTGGTTATATTTTTAACGGCTACGTAACCATCTATGAAAACCAAGCTGAAACGCTCAGAAGCAGCAATGTCACAATCTGTTTCCTGAATATCTCAGGTTACAACTGGATATGCTTCTTATTATACTCTTATACTATTCTGTCTGTGTGGCGGTACGCTGTAGTAAAGTTGTTGTGTCAGTATTTGTTCAGTCCGATCCGTGTTTTGATGAAACATCTTTTTCTGATTTATTAACTGTATCTCTCTTTATCTTTACAACTAAGGCGCAAAGCTATATGGGTAATATCCCACAGATACATGCTGCAACTATGTACGTCGTTATATATTCCTGACAGTGTTCGtctcttctgtttcatttgttttgaacCGTACAGTCCAGTAGTAAAACTGCCATCATTATGAAGAAGCAGGGTGTTGTAAATTTGTACGTGCCTCTTTTGTCGAGAGctattttttccatttctgaaAAACTtgataaagagaaaacattttattttacaatgttaaCTATCAGGCTTTAGATTGGCAGCTGGGTTGCCAGTTCTGTGTGAATTTCTCACAAGGAAGTCTGACAAGTGAGGGTGAACCCCTTCGCGACGTTGGACGTTTACTGCAGTTGATGTTTAATGTGAATATGAAAGTCTAAGGGGCTTTGAATCATCCGAATGCCGTTGAGTGAAAAtcctcatttctttttataaagCTCCAGGTAGTGGAGAAACACCCCTTCACCCTCCTCAGCCGCAGCAGTGGGGGGTGTTGGTGGTTGTACTGACATTTGAATGCACGTCCTGCTTCAGCGTCTGTAGCGTTAAAGTGGGACGAGATCATGTGAAAGAGGAACTTGTGTCAGCAATataggaaaacaaatgaattcagtaaCATGAGAAACAGTTGGAAGACTGTAATCGTGTGTTTAGGATTGTAGATCGTTTCGCTGTGCGCATGCCTTCTCTTTTGTTATCAGCTGTGACTTTGCTGTGCTATGTACGTCTGTTTGTTTCACATCATggcatatatacattttattatgtacAAGATGCATATAGGAgtggattatatatatatatatatatacatatatacatgtgtgtatatattatcatcataaatgtacaaaatgaTATTATACAATAAAATGGCAAACATCTGCaacaaagtttattttcttcttttgaatATTGAAAATGCAGCAGGCAAAAGTGCAGAAAACGTAGGATTAGAGTTGATATGTTGACAGTTTCttacaaaataaactgcagtgtCACTGAGACATTCCTTTACAACAGTATTCAGGAGATAGTGTAAAGCGTTCAAGTGTAAACAGTATTAAACAGATACATGGctcatttcaaatatataaattacattaGTCAAAGATCCAAAGCATGTGCTCCCAGGAAAAGTATAGTTTGTGTCTGATAATGTTTCTCTTACTTCTCTTAAAGTGTTCAATAAAAAACTATTGTACTATAAAATATTGCTCATATCAAAAGGTAATGGAAgctctgtgtccatgtgtgtttgcagctttaAGTTTCCACATCACACTTCTATAAGCTGCTTCCAAACAAGCTGTCACCGAGTGCTGCTCGTCTGAAACTCAGATTTAAAGTGAGCAGAGGGAAACGTTCCCCCTTCAGACTGCTGCACACGTACAGAACACATCTGTGACTGGCAGAAGACTCAATTGTGAGACACCACAGTTGTGTATCAGAGTGAATGCACCGACTCTTCACTGTTTCAATCGAGACATACGGCCTGGAACCCGTCATCCTTGCCCTGTTCTGAATCCTGCCCCGCTGCGTCACGATTGTTCTTGCCCCTCCTCAGCTTGTCCATCCAGTTGCGACGAGTGACGGACGGAGAAGGCGTGCCGGGAGTTGAAGCAGAGGGCTCCACAGCTCTGGGGATGAAGATTTGGTTTGTGTTGGTTGTGGGAGTCATGGGCGCAGACAAAGGGACAATGGTCGGCCGCTGGATGAGTGGTCGGTTTCTCCTCAGGATGCCCAGGGTTCGGGACTGCTTCCTCTGGGCCTGCTCCGCCTGCTGctgactctgcagctgctgcgtgAGGATCCGCTGAACATCCTCCTGTGGTGACAAAAGAAAAGGACGTCAGAACACATAGAATATGGATTTTGTGGGAGGAAATACGGAGAAAAGAAGTGATGATGAGGCACAAGGGATGGTAAAAAAATGAATAGGGGGTTAAAGAGTGATAAGAAAAGGGGAAAgtgatgtatttttcttttttgttgacGGGAGGAAAACCTGATTCCTTCAGTATAACAGGAGGTTTGTTTGATCCAAATGTAAATTTCAGCCTTCGATTGTACaacaaatttttaaaaaagggttttattctGCAAACTTTGTCATAAAACCGGTCTTGTAGGTCTTGTGTAGGGTCTTGTATCTTTAAAAGGTAAACTAGTTTACATCTGAAGCAGCCTCTACAGAACTCACAAGTAAAATTAGATTGTGCCGGTTCAACATTGAAAATGAGCGTGGCGCTCACCAGAAGAACATGTGCATGAGCCTGAGGCCAAAACAATGTCTGAGGATTCCAGCTGCCATGAGTGGACACACTGCAAGTTCTGGATGAGATGTGTGAGAATTTTAAttgtagttttgtgtgtgtgttttacagctgaGCACATTCCAGGTTCTGAAAGAAACGTGTAATTAACACTACTTTTCACTTCTCTACTTCTCTAGACTAACGTGTTCAAATGTTCCCATCGACTCTAGTTTGCTCTGTGCACACCTCTCTTTcactttattcatgtgttgtTATGCCTCCGCCCGGCAACACCTTTGCCCGGAGGCCTTTTATCCGCCCATCCATCCCATTCTCATGATCGCAATATCTCTGTTAGGGAGGGCGGGCATTTGGCTTCTATAGACAGGTCAGTGAAAGTGTGAAATGGGGAGGAAGAAAATGGGGGAAGATACATAGCAAAGGGGGCGGGGTGGAACTGAAGGAAACACTCACAGGAAGGAAGAACTGATTAGAatctggaggtcaaaggtcaacgtcTCTGTGACctaacaaaacacatttttgaccatccatccattatctatatacCGCTTATTCTTTAAGGTTATGGgaggagccaatcacagctgagaTTGGACGAGAGGAGGGGAACGCCCTGGGCAGGTCGCCAGcgaatcacagacacacaacatacagagacaaacaaccattcacacttatggacaatttagagtctccactCCACCTAACCCCAGTTCTttatgtctttggactgtgggaggaagccggagaaaaccCCCACAGACACAGGGAGTACATGAGACCCTGGTCGAACCCTGAACAATCTTGCTATGAGGCGACAATGTTGACCACTTCACCACCGTGTCAGTTTTTGGCCATAACTCAAGAATTCCTATGCTTATTATCATAAAATACACTTGATACCTTTAATCAAATGTCTTCACTACTGTCTTGTCAGACATGGATGTAAACATCAACTTGACTGGCTGGTGGAGGTGTTCAACTGAAAGCTGCTGGTTATCGTTTTATCTGAACGAGGTTGAGCTGGTGTGAGATTTACCTTCCAGGCCTCGACCTCCAGCGACAGCTCCAGACGTTTCTGCACGGCCTCCAGCAGCTGGTTGTTCAGTAACATCATCTCCGTCTTACTCCGCAGCAGCTCGGCCTCCATCGCCTTCTTCCTGAGTAGCGGAACAGAAAGAATGACACATTCCTCAAAAATAAATTGCATATttcaacttcctttttcccccttAAATCTTGGCTCATCTGGTATTTAGAGAAGATGGCTGTGTACTCACTTCTCCATGGCCTCGTCTCTGTCCCG
The Hippoglossus stenolepis isolate QCI-W04-F060 chromosome 15, HSTE1.2, whole genome shotgun sequence DNA segment above includes these coding regions:
- the abhd11 gene encoding protein ABHD11, producing MSALCRLIQRALPGGGAGRRLFPGQQQHLCGAALTVRTASSSSPVNLTYDVFDGKGESTPLVFLHGLFGSKSNFHSIAKSLVQRTGRKVLTVDARNHGNSPHSPVLTYEAMAGDLKHLLAQLHIERCVLIGHSMGGKTAMTMAITQPGLVERLVVVDISPAQTTTRTNFRYYIQALQKVKISSDIPRSTARRMAEDQLRSLVKEHSVRQFLLTNLVEQNGHYAWRVNLEAISEHLDNIMSFPSFDTVYEGPTLFLGGASSAYISSDDYPEIQRLFPLADIQYIPDASHWIHADKPLDFISSISSFLQS